A genomic window from Agreia sp. COWG includes:
- a CDS encoding citrate synthase has product MTDVGQQNSASQSHESAPQKATLTFPGGSAEFPILPSVDGASSIDLSTFTKQTGMTTLDYGFVNTSATKSNITYIDGDEGILRYRGYPIEQVAKGLSFLEVAWLLIYGEIPSASELEDFDNRIRRHTLLHEDLKQFFDGLPHQAHPMSVLSSGVSALSTYYQDSLDPTNPEHVEISTMRLLAKMPVMAAYAHKKSVGQAFLYPDNSLSFVDNFLRLNFGTMAEPYEVNPVVSSALERLLILHADHEQNASTSTVRLVGSTQANMFASISAGINALFGPLHGGANEAVLSMLGDIQASGEGVAKYVERVKNKEAGVKLMGFGHRVYKNYDPRAKLVKESADEVLEALGVHDDLLEIAKELEQIALADDYFRERRLYPNVDFYTGVIYKAMGFPTRMFTVLFAIGRLPGWIAHWREMTTDPQTKIGRPQQLYLGHPARDLPTDR; this is encoded by the coding sequence GTGACCGACGTCGGGCAGCAGAATTCAGCATCACAATCCCACGAATCAGCGCCGCAGAAGGCGACACTCACCTTTCCGGGCGGATCGGCCGAATTCCCGATTCTCCCGAGCGTCGACGGGGCATCCTCGATCGACCTCTCGACGTTCACCAAGCAGACGGGGATGACCACCCTCGACTACGGCTTCGTGAACACCTCGGCGACGAAGTCGAACATCACGTACATCGATGGCGACGAGGGAATCCTGCGGTATCGCGGTTACCCCATCGAGCAGGTGGCGAAGGGGTTGTCGTTCCTCGAGGTCGCCTGGCTGCTCATCTACGGCGAGATTCCGAGCGCGAGCGAACTCGAGGACTTCGACAACCGCATCCGGCGCCACACCCTGCTGCACGAAGACCTGAAGCAGTTCTTCGACGGGCTGCCGCACCAGGCACATCCCATGTCGGTGCTCTCGAGCGGGGTCTCCGCCCTCTCGACGTACTACCAGGACTCGCTCGACCCCACGAATCCCGAGCACGTCGAGATCTCGACGATGCGCCTGCTGGCGAAGATGCCCGTCATGGCCGCATATGCCCACAAGAAGAGCGTCGGCCAGGCGTTCCTCTACCCCGACAACAGCCTCAGCTTCGTCGATAATTTCCTGCGCCTGAACTTCGGCACCATGGCAGAGCCCTACGAGGTGAACCCCGTCGTGTCGAGTGCGCTGGAGCGACTTCTCATTCTGCACGCCGATCATGAGCAGAATGCGTCCACCTCGACCGTGCGCCTCGTCGGCTCCACCCAGGCGAACATGTTCGCGTCGATCTCTGCGGGTATCAATGCGCTGTTCGGACCGCTTCACGGCGGCGCGAACGAGGCCGTGCTCAGCATGCTCGGCGACATCCAGGCGTCTGGCGAGGGAGTCGCCAAGTATGTGGAGCGGGTCAAGAACAAAGAGGCCGGCGTCAAGCTCATGGGCTTCGGCCACCGCGTCTACAAGAACTACGACCCGCGGGCCAAGCTGGTCAAAGAGAGCGCCGACGAGGTGCTCGAGGCGCTCGGTGTGCACGACGACCTGCTCGAGATCGCGAAGGAGCTCGAGCAGATCGCGCTCGCCGACGACTACTTCCGCGAGCGGCGCCTCTACCCGAACGTCGACTTCTACACCGGGGTCATCTACAAGGCGATGGGGTTCCCCACCCGCATGTTCACTGTGCTGTTCGCCATCGGTCGACTCCCGGGCTGGATCGCGCACTGGCGAGAGATGACGACCGATCCCCAGACGAAGATCGGCCGCCCGCAGCAGTTGTACCTAGGCCACCCGGCCAGAGACCTGCCGACCGACCGCTGA
- a CDS encoding MarR family winged helix-turn-helix transcriptional regulator → MLTLDDILAEWKSERPDLDVSPMAVVGRLSRVAERVASSLSAEHARFGLDSGSVDVLFTLLRSGSPHALTPSTLARSSMVTTSVVAQRLNRLASAGLVRRDPDPDDGRGTIVTLTAEGIQVANELIEPHLRAEERFLGALDGKQRQQLCELLDLLGDRENRPGGAGILRVG, encoded by the coding sequence ATGCTGACGCTCGACGACATCCTCGCCGAATGGAAGAGTGAGCGTCCCGACCTCGACGTCTCGCCCATGGCGGTCGTCGGGCGCCTGTCGCGTGTTGCAGAGAGGGTGGCGTCGTCGTTGTCGGCCGAGCACGCCCGATTCGGATTGGACTCCGGGTCGGTCGATGTTCTCTTCACGCTGCTGCGCTCGGGTAGTCCCCATGCGCTCACCCCGTCGACGCTGGCGCGATCGAGCATGGTGACGACGTCGGTCGTCGCTCAACGTCTCAACCGACTCGCCTCGGCGGGCCTCGTGCGTCGAGATCCCGATCCGGATGACGGGCGCGGAACGATAGTGACTCTGACAGCAGAGGGGATCCAGGTCGCCAATGAGCTGATCGAGCCTCATCTGCGTGCCGAGGAGCGCTTTCTGGGCGCGCTCGATGGGAAACAGAGGCAACAGCTGTGCGAACTGCTCGATCTCCTCGGTGACCGCGAGAATAGGCCGGGTGGAGCCGGCATCCTGCGGGTAGGTTAG
- a CDS encoding CGNR zinc finger domain-containing protein produces the protein MTDTTSFRFDGGATWLNLMATRGQSFGPRPVERLSSLEAARSWLEQVGLAPADELSVDHLERLVALREALRVLAMAAVEGSEPALDAVARVHREAEGLSDISRKLDRSGAGVAVQFALGLIAVQALVSLRGPDRLLLKQCAEADCRWVFLDTSGRRHWCPSAGCANRGRVRAHRARRSTEKNDGHQRRQYQDGADDLTEREVLAQ, from the coding sequence ATGACCGACACAACATCGTTCCGCTTCGACGGCGGGGCGACCTGGCTGAATCTCATGGCGACTCGCGGGCAGAGCTTCGGGCCTCGGCCCGTCGAGAGGCTGTCGTCTCTCGAGGCCGCTCGAAGCTGGCTGGAGCAGGTGGGACTCGCCCCCGCCGATGAGCTGTCGGTCGACCATCTCGAGCGCCTCGTGGCCTTGCGGGAAGCCCTTCGGGTTCTCGCGATGGCCGCCGTGGAGGGCTCCGAGCCGGCGCTCGACGCTGTTGCCCGCGTTCACCGTGAGGCAGAGGGACTATCCGACATCTCGAGGAAGCTCGACCGCTCGGGAGCGGGGGTCGCTGTGCAGTTCGCTCTCGGGCTCATCGCCGTGCAGGCCCTTGTGTCGCTGCGCGGGCCAGATCGACTGCTCCTGAAGCAGTGCGCTGAGGCGGACTGTCGGTGGGTGTTTCTCGACACCTCGGGTCGGCGTCACTGGTGTCCCTCCGCCGGATGCGCGAACCGCGGGCGCGTTCGCGCCCACCGAGCCAGACGGAGCACCGAGAAGAACGACGGTCACCAGCGCCGCCAGTACCAGGATGGCGCCGACGATCTGACCGAGCGTGAAGTCTTGGCCCAGTAG
- the dapC gene encoding succinyldiaminopimelate transaminase, which yields MRPYAEIARRHPDGIVDLSIGSPVDPTPALVREALSGATDAHSYPQTAGTPALREAIAAWFARRRGVPALAENEVLPTIGSKELVAWLPLMLGLGEGDVVIHPRAAYPSYAVGAQIAGAQPIASDDPHEWPASTRLVWLNSPGNPDGAVLDVAGLSKAVARARELGAVVASDECYAELGWDGPWATDPVPSVLDPRVTHGETAGLLAVYSLSKQSNLAGYRAAFVAGDSALIERLLVIRKHAGMMPPAPVQAAMVAALGDDAHVEAQKELYRRRRDILRPALEKFGLHIDRSEAGLYLWGTTGDDAWQTIAELAERGILAGPGPFYGEHYPNHVRLSLTATDERIQAAANRLG from the coding sequence ATGCGTCCGTATGCCGAGATCGCCCGGCGGCATCCCGACGGTATCGTCGATCTCTCGATCGGGTCGCCGGTCGACCCGACGCCGGCCCTGGTGCGCGAGGCTCTGTCGGGTGCGACGGACGCGCATTCCTACCCACAGACGGCAGGAACCCCCGCGCTTCGTGAGGCGATCGCGGCGTGGTTCGCCCGACGTCGCGGCGTTCCCGCCCTCGCAGAGAACGAGGTTCTGCCAACGATCGGCTCCAAAGAGCTGGTCGCGTGGCTGCCCCTGATGCTGGGGCTCGGTGAGGGCGACGTCGTGATCCATCCCCGCGCCGCCTACCCGAGCTACGCGGTAGGTGCGCAGATCGCGGGTGCGCAACCCATCGCATCCGACGACCCCCACGAGTGGCCCGCGTCGACCCGGCTCGTCTGGCTGAACTCGCCGGGTAATCCCGACGGCGCAGTGCTGGATGTCGCGGGACTCTCGAAGGCGGTTGCGCGGGCGCGCGAGCTCGGCGCGGTCGTCGCCAGCGACGAGTGCTACGCGGAGCTGGGCTGGGACGGCCCCTGGGCCACCGATCCCGTTCCGAGCGTTCTCGATCCGCGCGTCACGCACGGAGAGACGGCCGGCCTGCTCGCCGTGTACTCGCTCAGCAAGCAGTCGAACCTGGCCGGATACCGCGCCGCCTTCGTCGCGGGGGACAGCGCGCTCATCGAGAGGCTCCTCGTCATTCGCAAGCACGCAGGCATGATGCCGCCAGCGCCCGTGCAGGCCGCCATGGTGGCTGCGCTCGGCGACGATGCCCACGTGGAAGCCCAGAAGGAGCTCTACCGCCGACGTCGAGACATCCTGCGCCCCGCCCTCGAGAAATTCGGACTGCATATCGATCGCAGCGAGGCGGGCCTCTATCTGTGGGGAACCACCGGTGACGACGCTTGGCAGACCATCGCCGAGCTGGCAGAGCGCGGAATCCTCGCCGGGCCTGGACCGTTCTACGGGGAGCATTACCCGAACCACGTGAGGCTGTCGCTGACGGCCACGGACGAACGGATACAGGCGGCCGCGAACCGCTTGGGCTGA
- a CDS encoding DUF3117 domain-containing protein, with translation MAAMKPRTGDGPMEAVKEGRLIIVRVPLEGGGRLVVSVNDAEAKELHDALAGVVSPA, from the coding sequence ATGGCCGCCATGAAGCCCAGGACCGGAGACGGACCAATGGAGGCTGTCAAAGAAGGACGCCTCATTATCGTGCGAGTGCCACTCGAAGGAGGCGGACGCCTCGTTGTGTCAGTGAATGACGCAGAGGCGAAAGAGCTGCACGACGCTCTTGCGGGAGTCGTCTCCCCGGCCTGA
- a CDS encoding carboxymuconolactone decarboxylase family protein produces the protein MNDSFDLAAGAARLRSLQDDATTTAWRETIDAAAPGFDEWIVGAVFGGTYERGALSSRDRQLLILGALSSMGGVDPQLVGQIVTSIRVGMVRSEVAECFVHLVPYIGLPRALAALRLVPAP, from the coding sequence ATGAACGATTCATTCGACCTGGCTGCAGGTGCAGCCCGGCTACGCTCACTGCAGGACGACGCGACGACGACGGCCTGGCGCGAGACCATCGATGCCGCGGCTCCGGGCTTTGACGAATGGATCGTCGGTGCCGTCTTCGGCGGCACGTACGAGCGCGGCGCACTCAGCTCGCGCGATCGACAGCTGCTCATCCTCGGAGCACTCTCATCGATGGGTGGGGTCGACCCCCAACTCGTCGGACAAATCGTGACCTCGATACGCGTGGGCATGGTTCGATCCGAGGTCGCCGAGTGCTTCGTGCATCTCGTTCCCTATATCGGCCTGCCCCGCGCCCTTGCCGCCTTGCGGCTGGTGCCCGCTCCGTGA
- a CDS encoding twin-arginine translocase TatA/TatE family subunit: MFNGLTFEKLLVVGVIAVFLLGPDRLPVYAQKLGQLVRTLRDYANGAKVRMKEEMGPEFDEVDWKKLDPRQYDPRRIIREALLDDAPVDPAAVVRPVSRPETADLARKAEQAAAGVAGMSIAASGTDAPITPYDTEAT; the protein is encoded by the coding sequence GTGTTCAACGGGTTGACCTTCGAGAAGCTGCTGGTGGTCGGTGTCATCGCCGTCTTCCTCCTCGGCCCCGACCGGCTTCCCGTCTACGCTCAGAAACTCGGGCAGCTCGTTCGCACACTCCGCGACTATGCGAACGGCGCGAAGGTGCGCATGAAAGAGGAGATGGGCCCCGAGTTCGACGAGGTCGACTGGAAGAAGCTCGATCCGCGGCAGTACGATCCCAGGCGCATCATCCGCGAGGCTCTTCTCGATGACGCTCCGGTCGACCCGGCCGCCGTCGTGAGGCCCGTCTCCAGGCCGGAGACCGCCGACCTCGCACGCAAGGCGGAGCAGGCGGCCGCCGGCGTGGCAGGAATGTCTATCGCCGCCAGCGGAACCGACGCCCCGATCACCCCGTACGACACCGAGGCGACCTGA
- the dapD gene encoding 2,3,4,5-tetrahydropyridine-2,6-dicarboxylate N-succinyltransferase — translation MTIETPPSSVTPTFAWASGLATVSGDGTVLDTWFPSPSLGRVPDEDEPDHALAELEQHAVADPRRNVTVEIVTVEIELAAAPASTSDAYLRLHLLSHLLVRPNTINLDGIFGHLPIVVWTNAGPVHPDDFSRLRPSLQRHGIASTGIDKFPRLLDYVSPAGVRIADASRVRLGAHLTPGTTVMHEGFVNFNAGTLGTSMVEGRISQGVVVGDGSDIGGGSSIMGTLSGGGTQRVSIGERALLGANAGIGISIGDDSVVEAGLYVTAGTKVVLVGIAPTADGTFRTVKAIELSGVPNLLFRRNSLTGAVEALPRHGAGVELNAMLHA, via the coding sequence ATGACCATCGAGACCCCGCCAAGCTCCGTCACACCGACCTTCGCCTGGGCCTCCGGCCTCGCCACGGTCTCGGGCGATGGAACGGTGCTCGACACCTGGTTCCCGAGCCCCTCGCTCGGTCGGGTCCCCGACGAAGACGAGCCCGATCATGCTCTTGCCGAGCTGGAGCAGCACGCCGTCGCGGATCCCCGCCGCAACGTCACCGTCGAGATCGTCACGGTCGAGATCGAGCTGGCCGCTGCTCCTGCGTCGACCTCGGATGCCTACCTGCGGCTGCACCTGCTGTCGCACCTGCTCGTACGACCCAACACCATCAATCTCGACGGCATCTTCGGCCACCTGCCCATCGTGGTGTGGACGAACGCCGGCCCCGTGCACCCCGACGACTTCTCCCGGCTCCGGCCGTCGCTGCAGCGGCACGGCATCGCCAGCACGGGCATCGACAAGTTCCCCCGCCTGCTCGACTACGTGAGTCCGGCTGGTGTGCGCATCGCCGACGCCTCACGCGTGCGCCTCGGCGCCCACCTCACCCCGGGCACCACGGTCATGCACGAGGGCTTCGTGAACTTCAACGCGGGAACCCTGGGCACCTCCATGGTCGAGGGACGCATCTCACAGGGCGTCGTCGTGGGCGACGGCTCCGACATCGGCGGAGGCTCCTCCATCATGGGCACCCTGTCGGGCGGGGGCACCCAGCGGGTCTCCATCGGAGAACGGGCCCTGCTCGGCGCGAACGCGGGCATCGGCATCTCGATCGGCGACGACTCGGTCGTCGAGGCAGGGCTGTATGTGACGGCCGGTACCAAGGTCGTGCTGGTCGGAATCGCACCGACGGCAGACGGAACATTCCGAACGGTGAAGGCGATCGAATTGTCCGGTGTTCCGAACCTGCTCTTCAGGCGAAACTCCCTTACCGGTGCCGTCGAGGCCCTTCCACGACACGGCGCGGGCGTCGAGCTCAATGCCATGCTGCACGCCTGA
- the fdxA gene encoding ferredoxin, translating to MTYVIALPCVDVKDRACIDECPVDCIYEGERSLYIHPDECVDCGACEPVCPVEAIYYEDDLPEEWADYYKANVEFFDDLGSPGGAAKVGVIAKDHPVISVLPPQAQGAK from the coding sequence GTGACCTACGTCATCGCGCTGCCTTGTGTCGACGTCAAAGACCGGGCTTGTATCGACGAATGTCCGGTCGACTGCATCTACGAGGGTGAGCGTTCGCTCTACATCCACCCCGACGAATGCGTCGATTGTGGCGCCTGCGAGCCTGTCTGCCCCGTAGAGGCGATCTACTACGAAGACGATCTACCCGAAGAATGGGCCGACTACTACAAGGCCAACGTCGAATTCTTCGACGATCTCGGTTCCCCGGGGGGCGCGGCGAAGGTCGGCGTCATCGCCAAGGACCATCCCGTGATCTCGGTTCTGCCGCCCCAGGCGCAGGGCGCCAAGTAA
- the deoC gene encoding deoxyribose-phosphate aldolase, whose translation MTPSDSTPITTEQLARYFDHTLLKPEATDADVTALIAEADELWAYSVCVSPSMLPLELPQGSALKVAVVCGFPSGKHHSSIKAAEAALSIEQGADEVDMVIDIGAAKAGEFDRVEADIAAVRAVIPAPRILKVIIESAALTDDEIVAVCRAAESAGADFVKTSTGFHPTGGASVHAVRLMAETVGARLGVKASGGIRSYDDAVAMIEAGATRLGVSSSRQVLSGAPATGDGGY comes from the coding sequence ATGACCCCCTCCGACAGCACACCCATCACCACGGAACAACTCGCGCGGTACTTCGACCACACGCTGCTGAAGCCGGAGGCCACGGATGCCGACGTCACGGCCCTCATCGCGGAGGCCGACGAGCTGTGGGCATACTCCGTCTGCGTCTCACCGTCGATGCTGCCCCTGGAGCTCCCACAGGGGTCGGCGCTCAAGGTCGCCGTCGTCTGCGGCTTCCCCTCCGGCAAGCACCACTCCTCGATCAAGGCGGCGGAGGCTGCACTCTCGATAGAGCAGGGCGCCGACGAGGTCGACATGGTGATCGACATCGGTGCGGCCAAGGCCGGAGAATTCGATCGTGTCGAGGCCGACATCGCGGCCGTCCGCGCCGTTATCCCCGCGCCCCGCATCCTCAAGGTGATCATCGAGTCCGCGGCGCTGACAGACGACGAGATCGTGGCCGTCTGCCGCGCGGCCGAAAGCGCGGGCGCAGATTTCGTGAAGACCTCGACGGGCTTCCACCCGACCGGTGGCGCCTCCGTGCACGCCGTGCGCTTGATGGCAGAGACCGTGGGTGCCCGCCTGGGCGTGAAGGCATCCGGCGGCATCCGCAGCTACGACGATGCTGTTGCCATGATCGAGGCCGGGGCGACCCGCCTGGGCGTCTCGAGCTCGAGGCAGGTGCTTTCCGGAGCGCCGGCGACCGGAGACGGCGGCTACTGA
- the dapE gene encoding succinyl-diaminopimelate desuccinylase — MTDSATQPRPILDLGGSSITLTQQLCDMESVSGGEVGVADAIVAALAGATHLQVHRDGDTVVARTNLGRSQRVVIAGHIDTVPINGNVPSRYETLEPGSALGVAGDYLWGRGTVDMKAGVAVQLKLAAELTEPIVDITWMWYDNEEVSSELNGLGRLARNSPELFEGDFAILGEPTNSLIEGGCNGTLRALVSTTGRRAHSARSWVGENAIHKLAPVLGALSAYEPHQVEVEGLVYREGLNAVGITGGVAGNVIPDAAAVEVNYRFAPSRSGAEAEAHIRGVFDGFDVTIVDVAEGARPGLDAPVARQFLEAVGGDPLPKYGWTDVSRFSALGVPAVNYGPGDPLKAHADDERVLLSQITDCEDGLRRWLTGSEALSS, encoded by the coding sequence ATGACGGATTCCGCCACCCAGCCACGCCCGATCCTCGATCTGGGGGGCAGCTCCATCACCCTGACCCAGCAGCTCTGCGACATGGAATCTGTCTCGGGGGGCGAGGTCGGTGTCGCCGACGCGATCGTCGCGGCTCTGGCGGGTGCGACCCACCTCCAGGTGCATCGCGATGGGGACACGGTCGTGGCGCGCACGAACCTGGGTCGATCGCAGCGCGTGGTGATCGCCGGTCATATCGATACGGTGCCGATCAACGGCAATGTTCCCAGCCGCTACGAGACCCTCGAGCCTGGCTCTGCCCTCGGCGTGGCAGGCGACTATCTGTGGGGCAGGGGAACGGTGGACATGAAGGCCGGCGTCGCCGTGCAGCTCAAGCTGGCGGCCGAGCTCACCGAGCCCATCGTCGACATCACCTGGATGTGGTACGACAACGAGGAGGTCTCGAGCGAGCTGAACGGCCTCGGTCGCCTCGCTCGCAACAGCCCGGAGCTCTTCGAAGGGGACTTCGCCATCTTGGGCGAACCCACCAATTCGCTCATCGAGGGTGGCTGCAACGGAACGTTGCGTGCCCTGGTCTCGACGACCGGCCGCAGAGCCCACTCAGCGCGCAGTTGGGTGGGGGAGAACGCCATCCACAAGCTCGCACCCGTGCTCGGCGCTCTCTCGGCGTATGAGCCCCACCAGGTGGAGGTGGAAGGCCTGGTCTATCGGGAGGGTCTCAACGCGGTCGGCATCACGGGCGGTGTCGCCGGCAACGTGATCCCGGATGCGGCCGCTGTCGAGGTCAACTACCGGTTCGCGCCGTCTCGCTCCGGCGCCGAGGCAGAGGCGCACATCCGCGGCGTGTTCGACGGCTTCGACGTCACGATCGTCGACGTTGCGGAGGGCGCTCGACCCGGGCTCGACGCGCCCGTCGCCCGGCAGTTCCTCGAGGCGGTCGGAGGCGATCCCCTGCCGAAATACGGCTGGACCGACGTGTCGAGATTCTCGGCGCTCGGGGTGCCCGCGGTGAACTACGGTCCGGGCGATCCGCTCAAGGCCCACGCCGACGATGAACGTGTGCTGCTCAGCCAGATCACCGACTGCGAAGACGGGCTTCGGCGTTGGTTGACCGGATCAGAGGCACTCTCGTCATGA
- the efeU gene encoding iron uptake transporter permease EfeU, with translation MLANYLIGLREGLEAALVVGILIAYVVKINRPDVLKRIWLGVGLAVLVSLALGAVLTFGTYGLSFEAQEAIGGSLSIVATVFVTWMVFWMLRTSKNMKKQLQGEVDSHLAGAGWGLVLVAFLAVGREGIETALFIWAAVQATGSTTLPLVGAALGIVTAVLLGWLINRGLVRINLSKFFAWSGAFLIVVAGGVLSYGVHDLQEAGILPGLNSLAFDVSAAVPPDSWYGTLLKGTVNFSPATTWLEAVVWTLYVVPTMIIFLRTVFRKTPAASTAPLPTSPQRTPQGAR, from the coding sequence GTGCTCGCGAACTACCTCATCGGCCTGCGTGAAGGACTCGAGGCCGCCCTGGTCGTCGGAATTCTCATCGCCTACGTCGTGAAGATCAACCGTCCCGATGTGCTCAAGCGCATCTGGCTGGGCGTCGGACTCGCCGTACTGGTCTCCCTGGCACTCGGCGCCGTCCTGACCTTCGGCACGTACGGGCTCTCGTTCGAGGCGCAGGAGGCCATCGGCGGCTCCCTGTCGATCGTCGCGACCGTCTTCGTGACCTGGATGGTCTTCTGGATGCTGCGCACCTCGAAGAACATGAAGAAACAACTGCAGGGAGAGGTCGACTCGCATCTGGCCGGAGCCGGATGGGGCCTGGTGCTCGTCGCCTTCCTCGCGGTAGGCCGCGAAGGAATCGAAACGGCACTGTTCATCTGGGCCGCCGTGCAGGCCACGGGCTCGACGACGCTCCCACTGGTCGGAGCCGCGCTCGGCATCGTGACCGCCGTGCTCCTCGGTTGGCTCATCAACCGTGGCCTGGTGCGCATCAACCTGTCGAAGTTCTTCGCCTGGTCGGGTGCGTTCCTCATCGTCGTCGCTGGCGGCGTGCTCTCCTACGGGGTGCACGACCTTCAAGAGGCTGGAATCCTGCCCGGACTGAACAGCCTGGCGTTCGACGTGTCCGCCGCCGTTCCGCCCGACAGCTGGTACGGAACCCTCTTGAAGGGCACGGTGAACTTCTCCCCCGCCACCACATGGCTCGAGGCCGTGGTCTGGACGCTCTACGTCGTGCCGACCATGATCATCTTCCTGCGAACGGTGTTCCGAAAGACGCCCGCCGCCTCGACGGCCCCGTTGCCGACCAGCCCACAGCGAACCCCCCAAGGAGCCCGGTGA
- a CDS encoding O-methyltransferase, whose protein sequence is MSGKEKNWKYSEDIVLEPTNIAGARSHSLELGIEPVSPAVGAQLAVLAAASGASSIVEVGTGVGVSGLWMFRGAPGATLTSIDTEVEYQQAARAAFIAGGVPANRFRLIAGRATDVLPRMNENSYDLVLIDADADSVIEYVEHGLRLVRRGGTVLVPHALWRDRVADPAQRDDTVSDFRTLISELSKSSAVLMALSPAGDGLLQMTKIGD, encoded by the coding sequence GTGTCAGGTAAAGAAAAGAACTGGAAGTACTCCGAGGACATCGTCCTGGAGCCCACCAACATCGCCGGCGCGCGCTCACACTCGTTGGAGCTCGGCATCGAACCCGTCTCCCCCGCGGTCGGCGCGCAGCTCGCCGTGCTCGCCGCGGCATCCGGCGCCTCGTCGATCGTCGAGGTCGGCACCGGCGTGGGCGTTTCAGGCCTCTGGATGTTCCGGGGCGCGCCGGGCGCGACGCTCACCTCGATCGATACAGAGGTCGAGTACCAGCAGGCGGCCAGGGCCGCCTTCATCGCCGGTGGCGTGCCCGCCAACCGCTTCCGGCTCATCGCCGGCCGCGCCACCGACGTTTTGCCCCGCATGAACGAGAACTCGTACGACCTCGTACTCATCGACGCCGATGCCGACTCCGTGATCGAGTACGTCGAGCACGGCCTTCGCCTGGTTCGACGCGGGGGCACCGTGCTGGTTCCTCACGCCCTCTGGCGCGACAGGGTCGCCGACCCCGCGCAGCGCGACGACACCGTCTCGGACTTCCGAACCCTCATCAGCGAGTTGTCGAAGTCGAGTGCCGTGCTCATGGCGCTGTCACCGGCGGGCGACGGCCTGCTGCAGATGACAAAAATCGGCGACTGA
- a CDS encoding mannosyltransferase family protein yields the protein MITRRRAALVRYRLLPWWARVTLIYLAARVVTTVILLIMAANQGANPWTAAHPGYFDFATIWDGNWYHIVAAVGYPSQLPLTASGHVSENAWAFMPAYPFLVRGVMVLTALSWPVASVAVSFVFGLGAALVFYRLMKRVLGDGSAAMFAVVLFSVAPVSALFQLSYAESMYTFLLVLGLYLVVCRRYGWLIPLIAVMALTRPSGLAFALFLGLHVIVRFVTRSRDHFPWRKRIEVSLIALFSAIMGLFWPAIAGLVTGDPTAYTDTELAWRSVYIGYQELVPFAPWLQGANWWLPPAHGFPVGSVVVLLLVAAFALTMFTPPVRRLGTDLRLWVASYAVYLLAVFFPQSSTFRLLMPMFPLLGAVALPRSRAYRISMVVLSIALQIGWLLICWGVDGADWTPP from the coding sequence ATGATCACGCGCCGTCGTGCGGCGCTCGTCCGGTATCGGTTGCTTCCGTGGTGGGCCAGGGTCACCCTGATCTATCTGGCGGCGCGAGTCGTGACCACCGTCATCCTGCTGATCATGGCCGCCAACCAGGGTGCCAATCCGTGGACGGCCGCGCATCCGGGTTACTTCGACTTCGCGACCATCTGGGATGGCAACTGGTACCACATCGTCGCCGCAGTGGGCTATCCCAGCCAGCTGCCACTCACCGCCAGCGGACATGTCTCAGAGAACGCGTGGGCGTTCATGCCGGCCTACCCCTTTCTCGTGCGTGGGGTGATGGTCCTGACCGCGCTGTCGTGGCCGGTGGCCTCCGTCGCGGTCTCGTTCGTCTTCGGCCTCGGCGCGGCCCTTGTGTTCTATCGGTTGATGAAACGAGTACTCGGCGACGGCTCGGCGGCCATGTTCGCCGTCGTGCTGTTCTCCGTCGCTCCTGTCTCGGCGCTCTTCCAGCTGTCGTACGCCGAGTCGATGTACACGTTCCTTCTGGTGCTCGGCCTCTATCTCGTGGTGTGTCGACGCTACGGCTGGCTCATTCCCCTGATCGCGGTGATGGCCCTCACCAGGCCCTCGGGGTTGGCCTTCGCCCTGTTCCTCGGACTGCACGTTATTGTGCGGTTCGTCACGCGCTCGAGAGATCATTTCCCGTGGCGAAAGCGCATCGAGGTGAGCCTGATCGCTCTCTTCAGCGCGATCATGGGCCTGTTCTGGCCGGCCATCGCGGGTCTTGTGACGGGCGATCCGACGGCGTACACCGACACGGAGCTCGCCTGGCGGTCGGTGTACATCGGCTATCAGGAGCTGGTGCCGTTCGCCCCGTGGCTGCAGGGCGCCAACTGGTGGCTGCCGCCTGCGCATGGATTCCCGGTCGGAAGTGTCGTCGTCCTCCTTCTCGTCGCGGCGTTTGCGCTCACGATGTTCACCCCACCCGTGCGTCGGCTCGGCACGGACCTGCGCTTGTGGGTGGCGAGCTACGCGGTCTACCTCCTGGCCGTCTTCTTTCCGCAGTCGAGCACCTTCCGCCTGCTGATGCCGATGTTCCCTCTTCTCGGGGCCGTCGCGCTGCCCCGTTCCCGCGCCTACAGGATCAGCATGGTGGTGCTCTCGATCGCTCTGCAGATCGGCTGGCTCCTCATCTGCTGGGGTGTCGACGGGGCCGACTGGACTCCGCCGTAA